One Methylosarcina fibrata AML-C10 DNA segment encodes these proteins:
- a CDS encoding DUF4160 domain-containing protein translates to MPTISMFYGIIVRMMYMDTQQHHLPHIHVEYQGMKAVFVIPTGELLEGQLPPKKVRQVQVWIDLHEEELMADWSLAVNGEPVFPIDPLR, encoded by the coding sequence ATGCCTACCATCAGCATGTTCTACGGCATCATCGTGCGCATGATGTATATGGACACCCAACAACACCATTTGCCGCATATTCACGTTGAATATCAAGGCATGAAAGCCGTTTTCGTAATCCCGACCGGCGAATTGCTGGAAGGCCAACTGCCGCCCAAGAAAGTCCGCCAAGTCCAGGTATGGATCGACTTGCACGAAGAAGAACTGATGGCGGACTGGTCGCTGGCCGTCAACGGCGAACCGGTTTTCCCTATCGACCCTTTACGGTGA
- a CDS encoding STY4851/ECs_5259 family protein — MQIKEWITKILERRNIRFPDQRPLYQYRIEDIEFELLKSAIKLSIHFGLDIASKNVPRWNAAFVMYAAEWWRREYDGTKPSWDKVFQSINASSRNLSTGYRNILIETGLQFWRRSIRTIDGRNYYLGSIACEGGLPLNQLNNSSGWLGRVFKQVIPKYSRLQNSDIQVNQLITECEFIPKTYCENKEIHLILGDMVKTVVDLKREYQLYERNNPVDYLDRHCPSWRERFPLPIETEIGRKLLSDMVSTAAKADEPMVAPLQAIRQLRGDGNLQLKIEFSGFIALEKLDMPERIPSRLDVELVCNQGSSRNLGVALKTVHQQRHGLKMPRMPDTINGDKALQGYSIRFKHLSEVLQEKPLTGGEDLDNEVPWVFAQHGQEWILEGIAGIRTRAKRIRILYPEHFSYQGDAEVLQLETVCNGKRLLETDGCIRFTDNDANVFVIRTAQDRSSNHYCLHGKQLEFASVPKELFLGLPTLWRSDPESDAITTIPAKELVARPINSKSLWQRLTPELQGVHEIRLMDQGNIVFRKKCALLSEKFAVRFKPCANSWDATLFLDHTNPANVVCQSTLKHTITSENDGYRIDLFSDQSPPTQVNVLLHWPAMAEMLTLTLPFPARGGQIIGADGSKLSTKQALFADRLHGVRLRLFSERFERQLQIEFTLQDYEQDDIKDVYFRHEIKRNGSMIELALIDYLQWINDLFAVSRKLDSHVRLAMYENGSELMRAKISRYQFSLKRNAEQGLVELNTIDHAGLPYDVLGSIELMAMRLSQPEQEHIKLEPRVSEQTITGSWFFHPEKKVAEPWLIYSGETSSVTLRSILWVVGYDPENSEFVDTGAVSTLHSATKIGCTQPRQDAIKRILERMSTDFGHSGWDYLRHLWRHCSHLPLSSFDVWSIAVTDIRVLVALVLQLDEAFTEKLNEELPVFWELVPLKDWLTVYSAYKNYLLQSAVDEADVNAILVNRINKISTASQALDVVAKILRQSLCGIMEQDLQIKRLPIERLAEMVHEQRQELDRRQADSDWPTVLKSELIGCWQKLDQAQHFGLNLKNISDHHYSVVILPVILAVFGANGGAPEHWTNSAASIFKLNRLKTFDEEWFNAIYQWSLAYLSPL; from the coding sequence ATGCAAATAAAAGAGTGGATTACAAAAATTCTTGAACGCCGCAACATTCGTTTTCCAGACCAAAGGCCGCTTTATCAATACCGCATCGAAGACATCGAATTTGAATTGCTTAAAAGTGCGATAAAGCTGAGTATTCATTTTGGATTAGACATAGCATCAAAAAATGTTCCCCGTTGGAATGCCGCTTTTGTTATGTATGCCGCTGAATGGTGGCGACGCGAGTATGATGGCACCAAACCCTCTTGGGATAAAGTGTTTCAGTCGATTAATGCCAGCAGCCGGAATTTAAGCACCGGATACCGTAATATATTAATCGAAACAGGACTGCAATTCTGGCGACGTAGCATACGCACAATTGATGGCCGCAACTACTATTTGGGCAGCATAGCCTGTGAAGGAGGCTTGCCTCTGAATCAACTAAACAACTCAAGCGGCTGGCTGGGTAGAGTATTCAAACAAGTGATTCCCAAATATTCGCGACTGCAAAATTCCGATATACAAGTCAATCAGCTCATTACCGAGTGCGAGTTCATTCCAAAAACCTATTGTGAAAACAAAGAAATTCATTTGATTTTGGGCGACATGGTAAAAACCGTCGTGGATCTTAAACGCGAATATCAATTATACGAACGGAATAATCCGGTCGACTATTTGGATCGACATTGCCCTTCATGGCGCGAACGCTTTCCGTTGCCCATAGAAACTGAAATCGGTCGAAAACTGCTTTCCGACATGGTTTCGACGGCGGCAAAAGCCGACGAGCCAATGGTTGCGCCGTTACAGGCCATTCGTCAATTGCGCGGCGACGGCAATTTACAATTAAAAATCGAGTTTTCCGGCTTTATCGCATTGGAAAAACTCGACATGCCGGAAAGAATCCCTTCGAGGCTGGATGTGGAGTTAGTTTGCAATCAAGGTTCAAGTCGGAATCTGGGTGTCGCGCTAAAAACGGTTCATCAGCAGCGGCATGGCTTAAAAATGCCGAGAATGCCCGACACGATCAATGGCGACAAAGCATTACAAGGCTATTCGATTCGCTTTAAGCATTTGTCGGAAGTTCTGCAAGAAAAGCCGCTAACCGGCGGCGAAGATCTGGATAATGAAGTTCCCTGGGTATTTGCACAGCATGGTCAGGAGTGGATATTGGAAGGCATTGCCGGTATTCGGACCCGCGCGAAACGGATCAGAATTCTTTATCCCGAACATTTCAGCTATCAGGGAGACGCGGAAGTTTTACAATTGGAGACCGTCTGCAATGGTAAAAGATTGCTCGAAACGGACGGCTGCATTCGCTTCACGGATAATGATGCGAATGTATTCGTCATCAGAACCGCTCAAGACCGTTCATCGAATCATTACTGTTTACATGGAAAACAGCTTGAATTTGCCAGCGTCCCTAAGGAATTGTTTTTAGGATTGCCGACCCTTTGGCGAAGCGACCCAGAATCCGACGCCATCACAACAATTCCGGCAAAAGAGTTAGTGGCGAGACCGATTAATTCCAAATCCCTTTGGCAACGTTTGACGCCGGAGCTCCAAGGCGTTCATGAAATTCGCCTAATGGATCAAGGTAATATTGTATTCCGAAAAAAATGTGCTTTATTGTCCGAAAAATTTGCCGTTCGCTTCAAACCCTGCGCTAACTCATGGGATGCAACTCTGTTTTTAGACCATACCAACCCCGCAAACGTCGTTTGCCAGTCTACGCTGAAACACACCATAACTTCGGAAAATGATGGCTACCGTATCGATTTATTTTCCGACCAGTCGCCGCCTACCCAGGTAAATGTGCTGCTGCATTGGCCAGCAATGGCGGAAATGTTGACACTGACTCTGCCATTTCCTGCGAGAGGCGGTCAAATCATCGGTGCGGATGGCAGCAAACTGTCCACAAAACAGGCGTTATTTGCAGACCGGCTGCACGGCGTCCGTTTGCGTCTTTTCAGTGAACGGTTCGAACGACAACTACAGATTGAATTCACGCTGCAAGATTACGAACAAGATGACATCAAAGACGTCTATTTCCGTCATGAAATTAAGCGCAACGGCAGCATGATCGAGCTTGCGCTTATCGATTATCTGCAATGGATTAACGATTTATTCGCCGTAAGCAGAAAACTCGATAGCCATGTGCGGCTGGCGATGTATGAAAACGGCTCCGAGCTAATGCGGGCGAAAATAAGCCGTTACCAGTTTTCTCTGAAAAGAAATGCAGAACAGGGCTTGGTCGAGTTGAATACAATCGACCATGCCGGCTTACCCTATGACGTGTTGGGCAGTATCGAATTGATGGCAATGCGCCTGTCTCAACCCGAACAAGAACATATCAAACTGGAACCGCGCGTATCGGAACAGACAATAACAGGCAGTTGGTTTTTTCATCCCGAAAAAAAGGTTGCCGAACCGTGGTTAATTTATTCAGGGGAAACGTCATCGGTGACTCTGCGCTCTATCTTATGGGTTGTGGGCTATGATCCTGAAAACAGCGAATTCGTTGATACCGGAGCTGTATCGACCCTGCACAGTGCAACCAAAATCGGCTGTACGCAACCCAGACAAGACGCCATCAAACGAATTTTGGAGCGAATGAGTACCGACTTTGGACACAGCGGTTGGGATTATTTGCGGCATTTATGGCGTCACTGCTCGCATTTGCCGTTGAGCAGTTTTGACGTATGGTCGATTGCGGTCACAGATATTCGGGTACTTGTTGCTTTGGTTTTACAATTGGATGAAGCGTTTACCGAAAAACTTAACGAAGAACTGCCGGTATTTTGGGAACTGGTGCCGTTGAAAGATTGGCTGACTGTTTATTCGGCCTATAAAAATTATTTGTTGCAATCAGCGGTCGATGAGGCCGATGTGAATGCAATACTGGTTAACCGTATCAATAAAATAAGTACAGCATCACAAGCTTTGGATGTGGTCGCGAAAATTCTCAGGCAATCGCTTTGCGGCATCATGGAACAAGACCTTCAAATAAAACGTTTACCCATAGAACGATTGGCGGAAATGGTTCATGAGCAAAGACAAGAATTGGACAGACGGCAAGCCGACAGCGACTGGCCAACAGTCTTGAAATCCGAACTTATCGGCTGTTGGCAAAAACTCGATCAGGCCCAACACTTTGGATTAAATCTAAAAAACATTTCGGACCACCATTATTCCGTGGTCATCTTGCCGGTCATTCTGGCAGTATTTGGGGCCAATGGCGGCGCTCCCGAACACTGGACGAACAGCGCCGCTTCCATTTTTAAACTAAACCGTCTGAAAACTTTCGACGAAGAATGGTTTAATGCGATTTATCAATGGTCGCTGGCTTATCTTTCACCTCTGTAA
- the lysA gene encoding diaminopimelate decarboxylase, producing MDYFNYRNDELYAEEIPVQDLVYKYGSPCYIYSRATLERHWHAFDRAFGDHRHLICYAVKANSNIALLNLLARLGSGFDIVSVGELQRVLAAGGDPNNIVFSGVGKREDEILAALKAGIRCFNIEVGGELDRINRLAGQLGLVAPVSFRVNPDVDAKTHPYISTGLKENKFGIDRQQALSEYRRAAAMPHVNVIGIDCHIGSQLTETSPFLDALERVLELVAALEQEGIVLHHLDLGGGLGIRYKDEAPPEPAEYIRAVLARLGETKYEIMLEPGRAVIGNAGILVTQVEYLKQTANRNFAIVDAAMNDLLRPSLYGAWQEIVPVQRGVKTTAGAAEQSWDIVGPVCETGDFLGKSRSLALAQGDLLAVRSAGAYGFSMSSNYNSRPRAAEVLVDKDQSYLIRARESIEQLWAGERLID from the coding sequence ATGGATTATTTTAATTATCGGAACGATGAACTTTATGCCGAAGAGATTCCAGTCCAGGACCTCGTCTATAAATACGGCAGCCCTTGTTATATTTATTCGCGGGCCACGCTGGAGCGGCATTGGCATGCGTTTGACCGCGCATTCGGCGATCATCGCCATTTGATTTGCTATGCCGTCAAGGCCAATTCCAACATCGCCCTGCTCAACCTGCTGGCCCGTCTGGGTTCCGGTTTCGACATCGTGTCGGTGGGCGAACTGCAGCGAGTGCTTGCTGCGGGCGGCGATCCGAACAACATCGTTTTCTCCGGCGTCGGCAAGCGCGAAGACGAGATTCTGGCGGCGCTGAAAGCCGGCATCCGCTGCTTCAACATCGAAGTCGGCGGCGAGCTGGACCGGATCAATCGGCTGGCCGGCCAATTGGGTCTCGTTGCGCCGGTGTCGTTTCGGGTCAATCCCGACGTCGACGCCAAAACGCATCCTTATATTTCAACCGGCCTGAAGGAAAACAAATTCGGCATAGACCGGCAGCAGGCCTTGTCCGAATACCGGCGGGCGGCGGCGATGCCTCACGTCAACGTGATCGGCATCGACTGCCACATCGGCTCGCAGTTGACCGAAACCAGCCCGTTCCTGGATGCGTTGGAAAGAGTGCTCGAGTTGGTGGCGGCGCTCGAACAAGAAGGGATCGTACTGCATCATCTGGACCTCGGGGGTGGGCTCGGCATCCGCTACAAGGACGAGGCGCCTCCGGAGCCGGCCGAATACATTCGCGCAGTATTGGCTCGCCTCGGAGAAACGAAATACGAAATCATGCTCGAACCCGGGCGCGCCGTCATCGGCAACGCCGGCATCCTGGTCACTCAGGTCGAATATCTGAAACAGACTGCCAACAGGAATTTTGCCATCGTCGATGCGGCCATGAACGACTTGTTGCGTCCGTCCCTGTATGGCGCCTGGCAGGAAATCGTTCCCGTCCAACGCGGCGTCAAGACGACTGCCGGCGCGGCCGAGCAAAGCTGGGACATCGTCGGTCCCGTCTGCGAAACCGGCGATTTTCTGGGTAAAAGCCGGAGCTTGGCCCTCGCGCAGGGCGATTTGCTGGCGGTACGGTCGGCCGGAGCGTACGGTTTCAGCATGAGCTCGAACTACAATTCCAGGCCCCGCGCAGCGGAAGTCCTGGTCGATAAAGACCAATCGTACTTGATCAGGGCAAGAGAAAGCATCGAGCAGCTTTGGGCAGGGGAACGCCTGATCGATTAG
- the lptM gene encoding LPS translocon maturation chaperone LptM produces MKRYRLTLFASVTLLLAACGQPGPLYLPKEEPPAKPQPAAENPPSSGDLQAPPEPTEPESETYTEPTP; encoded by the coding sequence ATGAAACGCTATCGTCTTACTTTATTTGCTTCGGTGACTTTATTGCTGGCCGCGTGCGGCCAGCCCGGCCCGCTTTATCTTCCCAAGGAAGAACCGCCGGCAAAGCCCCAGCCGGCTGCCGAAAACCCGCCATCATCCGGCGATTTGCAGGCGCCGCCCGAACCCACCGAGCCCGAATCTGAAACCTACACGGAACCTACCCCTTGA
- a CDS encoding LysR substrate-binding domain-containing protein translates to MNLSQIELLRILQETRFNLSKAADKMHVVQSAVSRQLQLFEEELGSPLFERNGKKLTALTPLGKRVMQEVAVIHLAKQNIQAIAADFLDSNQGTIHIATTHTQAKYFLPAPIQRFREKYPGVRIYMVQAAPEQLIDQLHSHKADIAICTEKVAEDAELVTRHCYEWHHAVVMPKNHPLCEGELTRERLASFPILTYSFGFTGRSNIENAFKNQGVELDIILAAADTDVIKTYVRLGLGVGLIAGMAYDAVADQDLVARDLSHIIPGSITKIAYLKQNYLPLYSQHFIEELLLAAQRMSPC, encoded by the coding sequence ATGAATTTAAGCCAAATCGAATTGCTTCGCATCCTTCAGGAAACCCGGTTCAATCTTTCCAAAGCGGCCGATAAAATGCATGTGGTTCAATCGGCGGTCAGCCGACAGCTCCAGCTTTTCGAAGAAGAGCTGGGCTCGCCTTTGTTTGAACGGAACGGCAAGAAATTAACCGCATTGACGCCGCTGGGCAAACGCGTGATGCAGGAAGTGGCGGTGATTCATCTGGCGAAGCAGAATATTCAGGCGATCGCTGCGGACTTTCTCGACAGCAACCAAGGAACCATCCATATCGCCACCACCCATACCCAGGCCAAGTATTTTTTACCGGCGCCCATCCAGCGGTTCAGGGAAAAATATCCGGGCGTTCGGATCTATATGGTTCAGGCGGCGCCGGAGCAACTCATCGATCAACTGCATTCCCATAAAGCGGACATAGCCATCTGTACCGAGAAAGTCGCCGAAGACGCCGAACTGGTGACGCGGCATTGCTACGAATGGCATCATGCCGTGGTCATGCCGAAGAATCATCCGTTATGCGAGGGCGAATTGACCCGCGAGCGATTGGCCTCCTTTCCCATTCTTACTTACAGCTTCGGCTTTACCGGCCGTTCCAACATCGAAAACGCCTTTAAAAATCAAGGGGTGGAGCTGGACATCATTCTGGCTGCGGCCGATACCGACGTGATTAAAACCTATGTGCGGCTGGGTTTGGGCGTCGGCCTGATTGCCGGCATGGCTTATGACGCCGTTGCCGACCAGGACTTGGTCGCGCGGGATTTGTCCCATATTATTCCAGGCTCCATCACCAAGATCGCCTATCTCAAACAGAATTATCTGCCGCTCTACAGTCAGCATTTCATTGAAGAGCTGTTGCTGGCGGCTCAGCGGATGAGTCCCTGTTGA
- a CDS encoding EAL domain-containing protein codes for MSQTVITILNEKMQDALLHDFDEYLFEEKSGQHAGHYRGFLLNSVFQPIFADELKTVIGYEALLRTSIGRSLPVEAKFVFRYIDDTGGLILFDRICRTLHLLNFLLISNERDLLFLNVHAGLLTRVDSHGMIFERILHSLSVPVNRVVIEFEESCLEDTSILKRAVRNFRDRGFKIALSDFGKDRTSMQCLWEINPDFVKLDSAILYGAMNNEKIRRILPKVVGLIQEAGSEAVIQGVETLQQLDLARQCGARFLQGYALSRPDFSVPGFMQKNTMELSRCA; via the coding sequence ATGAGCCAGACTGTTATAACGATTTTAAATGAGAAAATGCAGGATGCGCTTCTTCATGACTTTGACGAATACCTTTTCGAGGAAAAATCAGGCCAGCATGCAGGCCATTACCGTGGTTTTCTTCTTAACAGCGTGTTTCAGCCGATCTTTGCCGATGAATTGAAAACCGTGATCGGCTATGAAGCCCTGCTGAGAACTTCCATCGGAAGATCCCTGCCGGTCGAGGCGAAATTTGTTTTTCGCTATATCGACGACACCGGCGGGCTGATTCTGTTCGACCGTATCTGCCGCACCCTTCATCTGCTTAATTTCCTTCTGATCAGCAATGAACGGGATTTGCTTTTTCTCAACGTCCATGCCGGCCTTCTGACGCGCGTCGATAGCCACGGAATGATCTTCGAACGCATTTTGCATTCGCTGTCCGTACCGGTCAACCGGGTCGTCATCGAATTCGAAGAAAGCTGCCTCGAAGATACTTCGATTCTGAAGCGGGCGGTAAGAAACTTTCGTGACCGCGGCTTTAAAATTGCGCTTTCGGATTTCGGCAAAGACCGCACCAGCATGCAATGCTTGTGGGAAATAAACCCCGACTTTGTCAAATTGGACAGCGCCATTTTATACGGCGCGATGAATAATGAAAAAATCAGGCGCATACTGCCCAAAGTCGTCGGCCTGATTCAGGAAGCGGGCAGCGAGGCGGTCATCCAAGGCGTCGAGACCTTGCAACAACTGGATCTGGCCCGGCAGTGCGGAGCCAGGTTTCTGCAAGGATATGCCTTGTCCAGGCCGGACTTCTCCGTTCCGGGATTCATGCAAAAAAACACCATGGAATTAAGCCGGTGCGCATGA